From the Populus nigra chromosome 13, ddPopNigr1.1, whole genome shotgun sequence genome, the window ATCAATTGATTCACTATGTTCTTTTACTATGTAGATTAAATTCACTTATGTCTCTGTGAAAAAGAATGCAGAAACATTTTTCATGTGTCCACAACCATTCATAATTTTAGGAGACAAGAAGTCATTAGTATATTATAAAAGGACAtgataattcattaaaaaaaaacatataatgaaTCAAGTCAATATAGTACATGATAATTTTCGAGCTTTAATTCAATGAATTAAAGATGTTAAGAGATAGTtttattttgaggttttttttatatgtatatattttttatggagtatttttataaaaaaacattttataaggggaatttgttaattataccaaaaatatttattccaaTGAGtgaaatttaaaagtataatgAGATTAAATTATAATGGTATGTCATTCTACATCGATTTTGTTTAGtctttgtgtaattttttttaaaaaaatatatatttatttttaaattaatttgttttttattttaaaattattttgatataatgatgtaaaaaataagattttttaaaataaaaaaattattttaatatattaaaaaaaaaactttaaaaatactaCTAGCACTGACTTATCTTAAGTGGTTGAAGCAGCTAATGAGGCATAACTTTACTTTAATGAGCATTAGtgttcctattttttttaaattcttgagTTGGAAACTCTTAACAAATTCTGGGAGTGTGAACGGGAGGAACAAGTTTTGAGCTTCTGGGAAAATTCCGCGGAGCATCATCTGTTTCTTTTTCGATTGCTCGATCTCAGAAAGCAAAGGAAAGGAATCATATCTGCATAGACAGCTCACAAGATCACCATATTATCATCCAAATCCCAACAAATTCTCTCGCTCTCCCAAGACTTGGTCTTCATTTTGTAAGCAACATGCCACTCCTCAACTTCTTGATCGATCAATCTCTGTGGGCACCAAAACATCCCGCATTTGGCTGACCAAACATCTGATCATTCTCTTCTTTTGTTGCATTTCTTAAACCATGGATAAACATCAACATTTGGACACTtacagaagaaaaggaaaataattgaaCAAAACCAGTTAGTGAGATTGAGACGCAGAGGGACATAGAGTCATGGAGTTTCAAGAAGCTGTGGCGAGGCTAAGGATCCACAAGACAATACGCAAGGGAGCTATTGAGAGACATCACACGcaaactgaaaacaaagaatGGAAAATCTTCTTTCacagatcatcatcatcatcatcaaagcaAAAGACAAAGCCATCAGAAATCCCGATAGAGTTTCAATGTCCAGTTTCCTGTAATCTCATGAAGGACCCGGTAATTGTCTCCTCTGGGCATACATTTGAGCGTGCTTGTGTTCAAGCCTGCAATACTCTGGGTTTCACACCCACTCTAATGGATGGCACCGTTCCTGATTTCTCCAATGTCATTCCCAATCTAGCTCTCAAATCCACCATTATCGAATGGTGCAGAAATTACTCTTTAGACCCGCCTAGTGATAAAACGACCCTCGATTTCTTCTCTGCAGAAAACCTTGTCCGCGCAAAAATATTAGAAACCCAACAACAGAAACCGAAACCTCCCAAGAAGAGCGAACATCAAGACACTGGTGCTGGGATTGATCACGTTGATTTGATCACTCAGACCCCAAGTTCTCATGACTCCTGGAGCTCAGACGATTCTCCCCTCCAACTCAAGACTCGATCGAGTTACTactcttctccttcttcctccACGGCCGAGAGAGAAGCCTTTAACCCTAACCCCAAAGATGAAGAGTTTGTTAGAAAACTCAAAAGCCCGCTAGTGTTTGAGATTGAAGAAGGTCTCATTTCATTAAGAAACACAACGAGAGCTAGAGAAGATGATACCAAACTGCAGCTTTGTACCTCTCGGCTTCTCTCAGTATTACAGCCTTTGATCATTTCGAGGTACAAAAACATTCAAGTCAACTCAGTTGCTTGTTTAGTTAATTTGTCTttagagaaaaataacaaaattaagatAGTACGTTCTGGGATTCTTCCTTTGTTGATTCATGTGTTAAAAGGAGGTTTCCCTGAGGCAAAAGAGCATGCTTGTGCTGCAATTTTTAGTTTATCACTTGATGACCGTAACAAGACTGCAATCGGCGTTTTGGGTGCTTTGCCTCCACTTCTACATTTGCTGCGATCCGCTGAGAGTGACCGGACTCGGCATGACTCGAGCTTAGCTTTATATCATCTCTCACTAGTTCAGAGCAACATCACTAAGCTAGTAAAACTTGGGTCAGTGGCAATTCTTTTGGAGATGGTCAAGTCTGGTCGTATGGAGAGTCGGGTtctattaatattgtgtaaCTTGGCTTTGAGTCCGGATGGTCGGCATGCGATGTGGTATTCAGGTGGGGTGGAGGTTTTGGTGGGCTTGTTGAGGAGAAGTGAGTTGAAATCTGAGTCAACTCAGGATATTTGTGTGTCTGTTTTGTATGGACTGAGTCATGGGGGTCTGAGGTTTAAAGGGTTGGCAAGGGCAGCAGGTGCGGTGGAGGTGTTAATGCAAGTGGAGAAGACAGGAAGCGAGCGGACTAAGGAGAAGGCAAGGAGAATATTCAAGATGATGACGGAGACAAGAATGGAGAAAGAGCATGTGAATTGGGAGGAAGTGCTAGAGGACTCGGGATCAACTCGATGTCGATTCGGTGGTGGAGAGGATGGGCTAAGCACAAGCGCATGAGtttagactatttttttttttaacttccttAGTTTTGTTAATTCAATAGTTCCTTCTTCGTCTTGAGATGTAATTATTAATTGGTGCgggctttgtttttcttttagtagcctaagtttataaaattgttcaaataaataatgctaatgttgaaaaaatcaatataagaactaaaattctttttttttttttttgtaaaatgtttCATGGAATGTTTTGTAATTAGTCTAAACATATCTTAAATATTCACCACCAAATCAACTAGAAGTAAATGTACTT encodes:
- the LOC133670381 gene encoding U-box domain-containing protein 40-like, encoding MEFQEAVARLRIHKTIRKGAIERHHTQTENKEWKIFFHRSSSSSSKQKTKPSEIPIEFQCPVSCNLMKDPVIVSSGHTFERACVQACNTLGFTPTLMDGTVPDFSNVIPNLALKSTIIEWCRNYSLDPPSDKTTLDFFSAENLVRAKILETQQQKPKPPKKSEHQDTGAGIDHVDLITQTPSSHDSWSSDDSPLQLKTRSSYYSSPSSSTAEREAFNPNPKDEEFVRKLKSPLVFEIEEGLISLRNTTRAREDDTKLQLCTSRLLSVLQPLIISRYKNIQVNSVACLVNLSLEKNNKIKIVRSGILPLLIHVLKGGFPEAKEHACAAIFSLSLDDRNKTAIGVLGALPPLLHLLRSAESDRTRHDSSLALYHLSLVQSNITKLVKLGSVAILLEMVKSGRMESRVLLILCNLALSPDGRHAMWYSGGVEVLVGLLRRSELKSESTQDICVSVLYGLSHGGLRFKGLARAAGAVEVLMQVEKTGSERTKEKARRIFKMMTETRMEKEHVNWEEVLEDSGSTRCRFGGGEDGLSTSA